The nucleotide sequence AAAATTCtaccgaaatattttttcaactactGGCTTCCTAGCGTCATTTTGAGTGATATCACTTCTCTATGTTCTATGAGTCGATTTGATTTGAGTTGAATAAGGTATGTAGAATTAACATggataattaattaattacttgTAAGCTACGTTGTACGTATAGCTGCTTACtaactccggattcgaattctgcgataTTATTTCGAACATTTTATTTCCAGATTTTCCAATAAAgttggatttatttttattatatctTCGCATATACCGAATCAAGAATAGAAAATGACCGAAACTACGTCCAGAGTTTACGATCTGATTTATCCGAGTCCTGTAACACTGAAAGAAATCTCCACTATCTCACTGGTTGTGGAATTATGACGTGAAGAAATCGAACGTACTGAAATTAAAACTCATCCGAAAGAATTAGATTTAGCCATTGACGTTATACATCTGGATTTAGCTAAAGATATTCCGTTGAAAGAGATAATTTCCAATGTTCCATCGGCGATTTACGATTTACTGGACGAATACATCGCCAAGTTCAGATTATCAATTTCGCGATGGATGGAATATCATCACAAACACGTATTCGATTCTCATTACGATAGTTACACTAAGGCGTTGATCAATTTCCATGATTTTGTATGGGACTGGAATGGTGTTATTGAGTACGTTCGAACGGCCAAACGAATGATGCTGTGTGATCGACTCACCGTTGATGAGAAATTCAAGATCGCTTGTTTGTATTGCTTCGAAGATGATATTATACGAATTTGGCCACTTCTCGGCTCGAAGAACATATTACAGTTGACTCAAATCAATCACGAGTATATTCGATGCCCACTGCTGAACTACTGGATTTGCTATCTAAGAAACGAACTAGACAAAGTACCCAATTCTCTTCATTATGAACCAATGCCAATCGATGAGAGGATGCTTGAAGAATGGTCTGGATACAACTATTCTCTTGTTGTACATTTTTGGAACAGAATACCCTACGGAAGACAGTCACAAGCAGGCTTCTATTTACCTTTTGAAGGTGCCAGTTTGTACGCTAggtacattttaccaaaattcgacgatttccaacttgaaaaatttctcgctGAAAAAGGTGTTGATTTCATGGTTTATTTGCTGAGCTATAACCGGGAAAAAATGTACGTTCTCTCTACGTGGATGTACATTAGAAACAAAATGAACGGAAGTCGTTTCATCCGATTAATCGAGGAACTGCTAGAAAACGAGACCAATCTATTTATCATTAAGGAACGATTGAATTCCAACGATGAAGTTTCTTTATGCTGCGAAGTATGGAAAAATTCCCTTGAGAATTTGAAACGATTAGCATTGAATAATGTACTGTCAAATGAAGAATTGTTCAACCGAAGGCTTCAAAAGCCATCTCAACCTAGAGAAATGAGATTCCTAATCACAATTCTGTTAGATGCGAGTTACGAACAAAGACACAAATGTTGGTGCGAAAATTGGCTTAATTTGATCTCCGGTGCTCGTGTCGATGATCTACTGGGAGTAATGAAGTTATGTTTCCGGAACGAAAACGACATAACCTCGTTTAAAGAGCAATATATGTCTAAATACGAAAACATCGGCCCATATTGCGTCCAGTTGTTGGAACACGGATGTTTTAAAGAATTGAgcgaatttttgactttttgttgTTCGGATCGGAATTTAGTAACTGAGTTGAAACAGCAACTATTGAGGTCAAATTTTCTCGGCGAAGATTCTATTCTGCGGTTCGGTGTTTTCTGTAAACATACTGAACAGTTGAATGCGTTCGTCGAAGATGCTTTTGAAGACGTCGATCTTCgtattgaattcaaaaatcaattcgtttcaTCGCCCGTAACTGAAGACCACTTATTCGATTGTATTCGCTTGGGTTCCTTCGATTGTGCGATAcaattcgttgaaatatttgtaccGGAGGAACGAGCTGTTAATGTTTTGAAGCAACgtttattgaataatttcaacgCGCGTCTAGTCTCTGGTGATATTCGGAACTTGCAGGttgataatttacaaaaatttctcgtCTGGTTGTTGGGTAGCGAAGATGAGATCGGTAAATTCAAGCAGTCGTTATCAGTaggtgatattttttgtaatatggTACAGTTTAAGTCGGAACGCGGGGCAATCGAACTAATGGAAGAATGGACTCAAGATGACGAATcaatggatgtttttttgacGTGGTATTTTAATGATAATGGTGAAGAGATTCGAAAAATTAAGAAACTGTATGCTGATAAGTTGAAGGTGTTTGGTTTTCGAGAATAGGGTAGTTTCTTGAAACTTTTCTCGTGTTCAAATTACCAAGATAAAAGTTACGTTTAATCTTTTATAAAAGACtgttgcattttttcatgtttttattattgATATTCAGTACTGAAATTAAGTGTTTATTGTTTTTATCAAGTTGTaatgatgattttattatttgaatTAAGTAAACCCGTTGAGTTATTGACTACCTACTATAATTTCATTAATTCTTGTGTTCGTGGGTTGAGATTATTCGTTATCAAATcagccttatttttttttttttcatttaaagttttctgattttgctcggcctcccccctcctccttctccCCACCGATGACTTTTCAATGGTCTAGTGATTAATTACTTGAGAACTTGAGAAGTACCTACCGAACTTGAAACTCACAATCAGTTCTCAagaatgatcaaattttgagcgaatttttcGTCAGGGTCTTGCGAGAGAATACTTTGAGAATTCTAAATCAATgattcaactttgaaatgttcaaatgtGAACTTTGAAGTGCTCTTTTCAAgagactaattttgaaaatgggacTTCACCTACCCGATACCCTCCTTCCATGATCGAGAAGGCTCTGAATAGTGAATATCGATCAAAATCCGGCGTCGttaatccaatttttgaaaaatttcgtacctaATCTAATGTACCTAATCCCAGATTTAACATCTGTGTTatcattttattggaaattcaTCAAATACTCACCAACTCGCACAGGAACTTATTCTAGATATATTATTATTAAtgaatttatgtaggtaggtacatttaagTTGGGTTTGTCGGGTGGTTATCacgagtttgttttttttttatcgataccTTCTTAATGATAACCGGAGAATGCTGGTTAAAAAACCACTCGAGGTGTCCATctggaaattggctcaaatgtgaataaaaccATTAAATAGGTATCTTAAATCGAGAATAAGCCTCTATACCGCCGGATTTTCAACTggccaaattgattttcacgccTTTGAGGGAGTTACAAAATGTTGGAccaatcgaaaatcgcgctggaggatTCAGAAGGGttagaaatggtaaaattcggtTCGAtggaatctcaaaaatcataatccaaTTCTAaactcaaaataattcaaaaaagctcaaaatatattttttttggaatatttgaatttcacttaaaattttactcaattttaataGGTTTCCcgagaattttagaaattccaaaaatcatgactcaattttaggctcattacttgatttttcaaaaatactaaaaaaaagtaagtattgtttgagattttgattttctgtcgaaattttgACCTCAAACTCAGGCCCTCATTGGTCATAATTTTGAGTaggaaattcttttttaaaaaaatcttaaacaTTCATTGTtagagtatttgaatttttctcaaaatttttattccgtTGTACGTACTTAAGAActgagtacctatgtacttacaagggaacctcttgaggtgtccgcctccgatttgaacgggaccgcgatttttggaaagagcatgttctaaaacccccaaatccaaaatttcagctgcccgagttcatttttcgatttttggcgaatttttgagaatccaaaattgactatttcagtgatttatgcgttttttaaaaaaatacgtacctgatcagtaaaaatgttcaaaataagtcccaaaactgatattatcccccccccccccaacccaaattttgccatttccagccattctggagcctcgagtgcgatttttataatttttccagaattttcaatttgctccagaaggcatgaatatgaagttgggcagctaaaaatcgagtggtgtgttatactcgacctgtttaacgaatttatccacatttgaatcgattctggagcggacacctcaagagtggttttttaatcagctttttttcaaaataaaaatattcaaaaatcaaaaatttctcatttgtgagaaaatttttgaaatttgcacgaatcgattaattaaccacacgagagcgaatttcgccatttccaggcTTTCTTGGGTCtcactttaatttttggatatttttttatgaaaaaagctggtcaaaaacccacttctgaggtgtcactctcaaaatcggctcaaatgtggataaactcgttgaacaggtcgagtgtaataatatacaattcgatttttagctgccgaacttcacattcacgccttctggagcatattgaagattctggagaaattaaaaaatcacgctggagcctccagaatgactggatagttcatgacaaaatactgcgattcgcgcaaatttcga is from Planococcus citri chromosome 1, ihPlaCitr1.1, whole genome shotgun sequence and encodes:
- the LOC135834311 gene encoding uncharacterized protein LOC135834311, producing MEYHHKHVFDSHYDSYTKALINFHDFVWDWNGVIEYVRTAKRMMLCDRLTVDEKFKIACLYCFEDDIIRIWPLLGSKNILQLTQINHEYIRCPLLNYWICYLRNELDKVPNSLHYEPMPIDERMLEEWSGYNYSLVVHFWNRIPYGRQSQAGFYLPFEGASLYARYILPKFDDFQLEKFLAEKGVDFMVYLLSYNREKMYVLSTWMYIRNKMNGSRFIRLIEELLENETNLFIIKERLNSNDEVSLCCEVWKNSLENLKRLALNNVLSNEELFNRRLQKPSQPREMRFLITILLDASYEQRHKCWCENWLNLISGARVDDLLGVMKLCFRNENDITSFKEQYMSKYENIGPYCVQLLEHGCFKELSEFLTFCCSDRNLVTELKQQLLRSNFLGEDSILRFGVFCKHTEQLNAFVEDAFEDVDLRIEFKNQFVSSPVTEDHLFDCIRLGSFDCAIQFVEIFVPEERAVNVLKQRLLNNFNARLVSGDIRNLQVDNLQKFLVWLLGSEDEIGKFKQSLSVGDIFCNMVQFKSERGAIELMEEWTQDDESMDVFLTWYFNDNGEEIRKIKKLYADKLKVFGFRE